In the genome of Persephonella sp. KM09-Lau-8, one region contains:
- the murG gene encoding undecaprenyldiphospho-muramoylpentapeptide beta-N-acetylglucosaminyltransferase, translating into MKKVFIAGGGTGGHFYPTVSVATELINNGYQVIYFGTKKGIESKKDFPASQKHLFDIEGVRGRNPRNAVKSALKLLKTSLFIRSLIKKEKPDFVLCFGGYSSLPLGLAAAGKVPLFLHEQNSIPSYTNKLLSLFAEKIFITFEVSKKYFPEKKTVLTGLPLRQELLEDLKIPQEKAREIISIPDKKTVLVFGGSQGSRVISENAIKLAQDRKDLQFILIGGKNFKKPENLPDNIKYFDFYDRMGVLYSASDIIIARSGAASTYEILAAGKPAVFIPYPYAASDHQYYNVKWIEEKGLCHIIRENQLTIETLQEKINDLLSKNIQKEIKSLYIPDSAKKILKEIFYELDRV; encoded by the coding sequence TTGAAAAAGGTTTTTATAGCAGGTGGCGGAACAGGAGGACATTTTTATCCTACTGTTTCAGTAGCCACAGAGCTTATAAATAATGGCTATCAGGTGATTTATTTTGGCACTAAAAAAGGCATAGAAAGCAAAAAAGATTTTCCAGCCTCACAGAAACATCTCTTTGATATAGAAGGTGTCAGAGGAAGAAATCCCAGAAATGCAGTTAAATCAGCACTAAAACTGCTAAAAACATCCCTTTTTATCAGGTCATTAATCAAAAAGGAAAAACCTGATTTTGTTTTGTGCTTTGGTGGATATTCCTCTTTACCCCTTGGACTTGCTGCAGCAGGTAAGGTTCCTTTATTTTTACACGAACAAAACTCAATTCCATCTTATACAAACAAATTGCTGTCCTTATTTGCGGAAAAAATCTTTATAACATTTGAAGTATCAAAAAAATATTTCCCAGAGAAGAAAACAGTCTTAACAGGTTTGCCGCTGAGACAGGAGCTTTTAGAGGATTTAAAAATTCCCCAAGAAAAAGCCCGAGAAATTATCAGTATCCCTGACAAAAAAACCGTTCTTGTTTTTGGTGGAAGTCAGGGTTCCAGAGTGATTTCTGAAAATGCCATAAAGCTGGCACAAGACAGAAAAGACCTGCAATTTATTCTGATAGGAGGTAAAAATTTCAAAAAACCTGAAAATCTTCCTGACAACATAAAATATTTTGATTTTTATGACAGAATGGGGGTTTTATATTCTGCATCAGATATTATTATTGCCCGTTCAGGTGCCGCCTCTACTTATGAAATCCTTGCAGCTGGGAAACCTGCAGTTTTTATACCTTATCCTTATGCCGCCTCAGACCATCAGTATTACAATGTAAAATGGATTGAAGAAAAAGGACTGTGCCATATAATAAGAGAAAACCAGTTAACAATAGAAACTCTGCAGGAGAAAATAAATGATTTACTATCAAAAAATATACAAAAAGAGATAAAATCTTTATATATACCTGATTCAGCAAAAAAAATACTGAAAGAGATATTTTATGAACTGGATAGAGTTTGA